Part of the Salinimonas lutimaris genome, TGGGCTTGAGGTGCTGCGGCCAGTCAACACTGTCGGCGACCTGATATAGCTGCTCGGCCGAGTCGCACTTACCGCTGGCCAGTTGCCAGATGACCCGGTTGGCAAGGCGTGACCATAAGCACAAGGTGTAAGCTTGCTCCAGTGTGCCGTCAAAAATCACGGCGCCCGGACTCAGGCGGGTTTCCACGCCCGGGCACAAGGTTTCAATTTCCTGCTTGAGCAGTTCGTCCAGACCACGACTGGTGGTGACGAGAATAGTATTCATAAACAATCATTACTCAGCCGGCGCAGGCCGGCATTAGTTAAATAGCTTTAGCGATCTGGCGGATAAGCGCCGGACCCTGATAAATAAAGGCAGAATATACCTGCACCAGTGATGCACCGGCGTCCAGCCGATCTCTGGCCGCCTGGGCCGAATCAATGCCGCCAACACCGATAATCGGAATGGCGCGATCCAGTGCCGCCGACAGCTTGCGGGTAACATCCAGCGACACCTGCGTCATCACCGCGCCGCTCAGACCACCGGCCTCATCTGCATGTGGCAAGCCACTCACCGCATCCCGGCTTAAGGTGGTATTGGTGGCAATGACACCATCCATTTTGCTGGTAATCAGCGACTGAGCGATGGAGGTAATTTCTTCGTCCGACAAATCTGGTGCAATCTTAATAAACAGCGGAACATACTTTCCGTGAGTCTGACAGAGTTTTTCCTGTGCCTCTTTCAGGCCAGTCAGCAGTGCATCCAGAGCAGCGCCGTATTGCAGGTTACGTAATCCCGGTGTGTTGGGTGACGAGATATTCACTGTGACATAACTGGCATAAGGATACACCTTGTTCAGACATAGCAGATAATCTTCTAGTGCGCGGTTTTCTTCAGTGTCTTTGTTTTTACCGATATTTATACCGATAGTGCCTTTAAACTGGCTGTTTTTCACATTTTCAACCAGATAATCCACGCCCTTATTGTTAAACCCCATGCGATTGATAATCGCTTGTTTTTCCGGAATGCGGAACAGGCGGGGTTTGGGGTTCCCCGGCTGAGGGCGTGGGGTGACCGTGCCCACCTCGATAAAGCCAAAGCCCATCGCAGCAAACGCATCAATACACTCACCATTTTTATCCAGGCCAGCCGCCAGTCCGACCGGATTGGCAAAGTGGATGCCTGCCACGGTGACCGGTTTTTCGATGGTGGAATGACTATAGATCTTTTTTAGCGGTGTGTGCTGGGTGCGCTTTAACCAGTTCATGGCAAAGTCATGGCTGGTTTCAGGTTCACATTGTAAAAGTAGTTTCTGTACGATGGATTGCATATCGGGCGTTATCTATAAAAAAGCCCTGTCAGTCACAGGGCTTTGATTCGACGAATAACGCTATTCTAATGGTTAGACTTCACGCTTAAAAGCATCAATTCACGTAAAGCGACGGAAAACTTCGCAAAATCGTGTGCAGAGCTGGTTTTAAACTCTGACATCATGTGATACCAGCGTTTTAACAGCGCCTGATTATTGTCCATCCAGCTGTTAAGCACTTCGTCCGCATCGGTGGCATCCGGACGGCTGGCCAGCAGATTCGCGGTAATAGAGCGCTGCTGCCAGTCCAGTTCTTCACGATACGAAGCCCGGGCCAGTGCCTGCCAGTGGTTGCTGACTGCCTGGTTGTTAATCTGGTCAAGGAACCAGTGCAGCTCAAGCTTGTTACCCAGCTGGAAGTACAGATTAGAAATTATCGCTGTGGAATGCGGGTCATTTTCATCAATCTGAGCAATATCCAGTGCCGAGAACATATTAGAGAAACTGGCGACCTTGTACGCCAGCTCTTCCGGCACACCATTATCAACCAGTTTTTTGGTAGCTTTTTCAAGCGCGGTATACTCATCTTTAACCAGATAGCTTTGCAGGTTCTGGCTCAGATGATCAAACGTACTGCGATAGGCATCAATGGCTTCCTGAATTCCCATGTTCAGATTACCGTGGCGGATATACCAGCGCGCGGTACGGCGCATGATCCGACGGGCGTTTTCCAGCATCCGCAGTTGCAGATCAGCATCAATTCTGTTGTCCAGCGCTTCAATGTCTTTCCACAGTGAGCCGATATTGAAAATGCCTTTAACAATTGAGTAAGCATTCGCAATCTCATCTACCGTTGCACCGGTTTCTTCCTGCATGCGAAAAACAAAGTTCAGCCCCATATCGTTAATCATGTTATTGGTTAACTTAGTGGCAATAATTTCACCGCGCAGCGGATGCTGCTGCATTTGCTCGGCAAACTTATCCCGCAGCACAGCAGGGAAAGCCTCTACCAGTAAGCGGCCGTGATACGCATTGTCAGTAATTGCCGGAATATTCAGCTCATCTTTTAATACCATTTTGCCATAGGCAATCAGCACGCTAAGCTCCGGACGGGTCAGTCCGCGATCGGCGGCAACCCGGTCTGAAATTTCATCGTCGGTCGGAATAAATTCCAGTTCGCGATTCAGCTTGCCATCACGTTCAAGACCGTGAATAAAGCGCAGCTGTTCTTTAAGCGTAGAGACACCGGCACGTTCAGTAATGGAAATAGACTGGGTTTGACGATAGCAGTCCTGAATCACCAGTTTAGCCACATCATCGGTCATGTCGTACAGCAGGTTATTGCGCTGCTTGACGGTCAGGTCGCCGCTATTCACCAGACTGTTAAGCAGAATCTTAATGTTAACTTCGTTATCCGAGCAATCTACCCCGCCAACATTGTCGATAAAGTCGGTGTTAACCCGGCCGCCGTTGGCGGCGTATTCCACCCGACCAAGCTGGGTTAAGCCCAGGTTACCGCCCTCACCCACAATTTTGGCCTGTACATCCCGGCCATTGACCCGCAGATCATCATTGGCCCGGTCGCCCACTTCAGCGTGCGACTCTTTCTTGCTCTTAATGTACGTACCGATACCGCCGTTCCAGATGAGGTCTACCGGCATTTTCAGAATGTTGTGAATCAGCTCGTTCGGGGTCATTGTCATCTGACGGGTACCCAGCAGCTTTTTCATCTCTGGTGTCAGTTTGATTGACTTGGCCGAACGGGAGAACACACCACCGCCTTTGGAGATAAGCTCTTTATTGTAGTCATCCCAGGTCAGACGAGGATTTTCAAATAACCGTTTGCGCTCAGCATAGCTGGTGGCGGCATCCGGATCAGGGTCAAAGAAGATATGCAGGTGGTTAAACGCTGAAATC contains:
- the pyrD gene encoding quinone-dependent dihydroorotate dehydrogenase, whose amino-acid sequence is MQSIVQKLLLQCEPETSHDFAMNWLKRTQHTPLKKIYSHSTIEKPVTVAGIHFANPVGLAAGLDKNGECIDAFAAMGFGFIEVGTVTPRPQPGNPKPRLFRIPEKQAIINRMGFNNKGVDYLVENVKNSQFKGTIGINIGKNKDTEENRALEDYLLCLNKVYPYASYVTVNISSPNTPGLRNLQYGAALDALLTGLKEAQEKLCQTHGKYVPLFIKIAPDLSDEEITSIAQSLITSKMDGVIATNTTLSRDAVSGLPHADEAGGLSGAVMTQVSLDVTRKLSAALDRAIPIIGVGGIDSAQAARDRLDAGASLVQVYSAFIYQGPALIRQIAKAI